In the Pseudomonas sp. DTU_2021_1001937_2_SI_NGA_ILE_001 genome, one interval contains:
- the argB gene encoding acetylglutamate kinase, whose translation MTLDRDAASNVAKVLSEALPYIRRFVGKTLVIKYGGNAMESEELKTGFARDIVLMKAVGINPVVVHGGGPQIGDLLKRLSIESHFIDGMRVTDSQTMDVVEMVLGGQVNKDIVNLINRHGGSAIGLTGKDAELIRAKKLTVTRQTPEMTKAEIIDIGHVGEVVGVNTELLNMLVKGDFIPVIAPIGVGPDGESYNINADLVAGKVAEALKAEKLMLLTNIAGLMDKQGEVLTGLTTEQVDGLIADGTIYGGMLPKIRCALEAVQGGVHSSHIIDGRVPNAVLLEIFTDSGVGTLITNRKRH comes from the coding sequence ATGACCCTCGATCGTGATGCCGCCTCTAACGTCGCCAAGGTACTGTCCGAAGCACTGCCTTACATCCGTCGTTTCGTAGGCAAGACCCTGGTAATCAAGTACGGCGGCAACGCCATGGAGAGTGAAGAGCTGAAAACCGGCTTCGCTCGCGACATCGTGCTGATGAAAGCGGTCGGTATCAACCCGGTGGTCGTTCACGGTGGCGGTCCGCAGATCGGCGACCTGCTCAAGCGTCTGTCCATCGAAAGCCACTTCATCGACGGCATGCGGGTCACCGACTCGCAGACCATGGACGTGGTGGAAATGGTCCTGGGCGGCCAGGTCAACAAGGACATCGTCAACCTGATCAACCGCCATGGCGGCAGCGCCATCGGCCTGACCGGCAAGGACGCCGAGCTGATCCGTGCGAAGAAGCTCACCGTCACCCGCCAGACCCCGGAAATGACCAAGGCCGAGATCATCGACATCGGTCATGTGGGCGAGGTGGTGGGCGTCAACACCGAGCTGCTGAACATGCTGGTCAAGGGCGACTTCATCCCGGTGATCGCGCCTATCGGCGTGGGTCCGGATGGCGAGTCCTACAACATCAACGCCGACCTGGTCGCCGGCAAGGTCGCCGAGGCCCTCAAGGCCGAGAAGCTGATGCTGTTGACCAACATCGCCGGCCTGATGGACAAGCAGGGCGAAGTGCTGACCGGCCTGACCACCGAACAGGTCGACGGCCTGATCGCCGATGGCACCATCTACGGCGGCATGCTGCCGAAGATCCGTTGCGCGCTGGAAGCGGTCCAGGGTGGCGTGCACAGTTCGCACATCATCGACGGCCGGGTCCCCAACGCCGTACTGCTGGAGATCTTCACCGACAGCGGCGTCGGTACGCTGATCACCAACCGCAAGCGTCACTGA